In one Alphaproteobacteria bacterium genomic region, the following are encoded:
- a CDS encoding alpha/beta fold hydrolase, producing MRILSIFKKEIKPIEEGYLSEEDGHRVYWARYGNAEGKTILTFHGGPGGSSKPRHAKSFDLKKYNVIVFDQRGCGRSEPLGKLENNTTEKIISDAKRIVDLLKVKKLIIVGGSWGSTLALLFCEKFPKMIDKIILSNIFLANKFADKWAFEHTANMYPDAAEKMLKDKPKNKSLAKYYLDLITSKKETDIVNAMNNFGKYEYTIGKLDVKIDDEVNLNRVNNTKVFLHFMKNKYFIKENQILENIKSISNKKCLIIHNRLDLTCPLKGAWDLNQMMKKSKLVILPVLGHNIYRPESLKKVNKEIMEFLKG from the coding sequence ATGAGAATATTAAGCATATTTAAGAAAGAGATAAAACCAATAGAAGAAGGTTATCTTTCAGAAGAAGATGGTCATAGAGTATATTGGGCAAGATATGGTAATGCAGAAGGTAAGACTATATTAACATTCCATGGGGGTCCAGGAGGATCTAGTAAACCAAGGCATGCGAAAAGTTTTGATTTAAAGAAATATAATGTAATTGTATTTGACCAAAGAGGATGTGGAAGATCTGAACCTTTAGGGAAATTAGAAAATAACACTACAGAAAAAATTATTTCTGATGCTAAAAGAATTGTTGATTTATTAAAAGTTAAAAAGCTTATTATAGTTGGTGGCTCTTGGGGCTCGACTTTAGCTTTGTTGTTTTGTGAAAAGTTCCCTAAAATGATAGATAAAATTATATTGAGTAATATATTTTTAGCAAATAAATTCGCGGATAAGTGGGCTTTTGAACATACAGCTAATATGTATCCTGATGCCGCAGAAAAAATGCTAAAGGATAAACCTAAAAATAAAAGTCTTGCAAAATATTACTTAGATTTAATTACTTCTAAAAAAGAAACTGATATAGTAAATGCTATGAATAACTTTGGTAAATACGAATATACAATAGGTAAATTAGATGTGAAAATTGATGATGAAGTTAACTTAAATAGAGTAAATAACACTAAAGTGTTTCTGCATTTTATGAAGAATAAATATTTTATAAAAGAGAATCAAATTTTAGAAAATATAAAATCTATATCAAATAAGAAGTGTTTGATTATACATAACAGATTGGACTTAACATGCCCTCTTAAGGGAGCTTGGGACTTAAATCAGATGATGAAAAAGTCAAAGTTAGTTATATTACCGGTTTTAGGACATAATATTTATAGACCAGAGAGTCTTAAAAAGGTTAATAAAGAAATAATGGAATTTTTGAAAGGATAA
- the pheS gene encoding phenylalanine--tRNA ligase subunit alpha, which yields MELEQLKEELINEVSAIDTPEKLEEARVKILGKKGVLTTQMKSLGGMSPEERKVAGPLLNSTKVEITNLIEEKVTAFKAEQMNKRLETEKVDVTLSARPKAEGKVHPISQTIDELTAILGDMGFSVAEGPDVETIFNNFDALNTPKYHPAREATDTFYMPEKDGQKRVLRTQTSAVQIRTMTSQELPIKIICPGKTYRNDSDATHSPMFHQLEALIVEEKGKITMANLKWTIEEMFAKFFELDEMPMRLRPHCFPFTEPSAEVDISYSKDSGNIKIGKGENWLEVAGCGMVHPKVLENCGIDSSKYQGFAFGFGIDRLAMLKYGMPDIRSFFEADARWISHYGFSFCSEPNLVMGKK from the coding sequence ATGGAACTAGAACAATTAAAAGAAGAATTAATAAATGAAGTGAGTGCAATAGACACTCCTGAAAAGCTTGAAGAAGCTAGAGTTAAAATACTTGGTAAAAAAGGTGTGCTTACAACTCAAATGAAATCTCTAGGAGGGATGTCTCCTGAAGAGAGAAAAGTTGCTGGTCCATTATTGAACTCTACAAAAGTAGAAATTACAAATCTTATTGAAGAAAAAGTAACAGCTTTTAAAGCAGAGCAAATGAATAAAAGATTAGAAACAGAGAAAGTTGATGTTACTCTATCTGCTAGACCAAAAGCAGAAGGGAAAGTTCATCCTATTTCTCAAACAATTGACGAGCTTACAGCTATTCTTGGAGATATGGGATTCTCTGTAGCAGAAGGTCCAGATGTTGAAACAATATTTAACAATTTTGATGCATTAAATACTCCTAAATATCACCCTGCTAGAGAAGCAACAGATACTTTTTATATGCCAGAAAAAGATGGGCAAAAAAGAGTGCTTAGAACTCAAACTTCAGCTGTTCAAATCAGAACAATGACATCTCAAGAATTGCCAATTAAAATTATTTGTCCTGGTAAAACTTATAGAAATGATAGTGATGCAACTCACTCACCAATGTTCCATCAATTAGAGGCTCTTATCGTTGAAGAAAAAGGGAAAATAACAATGGCAAACTTGAAGTGGACAATTGAAGAAATGTTTGCAAAATTCTTTGAATTAGATGAAATGCCAATGAGATTAAGACCTCATTGTTTCCCATTCACTGAGCCTTCAGCTGAGGTGGATATTAGTTATTCAAAAGATAGTGGTAATATAAAAATTGGTAAAGGTGAGAACTGGTTAGAAGTTGCTGGTTGTGGAATGGTGCATCCTAAAGTTTTAGAGAACTGTGGAATTGATAGCTCTAAATATCAAGGTTTCGCTTTTGGATTCGGTATTGATAGACTTGCTATGTTAAAATATGGTATGCCAGATATTCGTTCATTCTTTGAGGCTGATGCAAGATGGATTTCTCATTATGGATTTAGTTTCTGTTCAGAGCCAAACTTAGTTATGGGTAAAAAATAG